TTGTCGTTGGCCAACTTGCCCTGATCACCTTCTCCGGCGCCATCCTGATGAGCGGCTCTGATTTGACGTTCAAGGATGTGACGACGACCGGCTTCTTCCGTGCCGATTTTTTCGCAATCCTGTTCGCGATTGGACTCTGGAGCTGTGCGCGATTCAAAAGCAATAAGGCCACGGTTGCGCTATTTCCCTTAAGCCTGCTGTTGCTGGCGGCTACGGTCTCTACCAGCCACGCGGCAGCCCGCATCGACCATCGCGTTTTGTTGGCGATTCTCACTGCCGCCCATCATCTCGGCACAGCTGTCTGGATCGGCGCAATGGCGTATCTGTTGATCTCCCTGGGCCGCGTCGAAGACTCCAACGAAGCCCGGCAGTTGACTCAGCGTTACTCCAGGATGGCGCTGATAGGCGCGGCGACGCTTGTATTGGCCGGTGTGGGCATGGCCTGGTTTTACGTAGGATCGTGGAGCGGAATGTACACCACGGCCTACGGCATTATGCTGGTTGCCAAGATCTTTCTTTTGCTGGCGATGATTACGCTCGGCGCCGGAAATTGGTTTTTGGTTCGGCGTCTGGCCTGCGATCCTGAGCCTTTACTGGTGCGGTTGCGCCGGGTTGTCGAGGCGGAGGTCTGTCTCGGGTTTCTCGCAGTGTTGACGGCGGCTTCGCTGACCGCACAGGCGCCCGCGATCGATGTGAACGCTCAGGACCGGCTGACGTCCCACGAGATCTACGTCCGCTTGCATCCAGAGACGCCGCGCATGAGCAGTCCCCCCTTGACTGCGCTTGCTGCTCCGAGTTCACTTGCAGAGGCCGTGCAGGACAGTCAGTTCGTCGCAACTGTCGGGAGCGACGACATCGACAGAGCATGGTCGGAGTACAACCATCATTGGGCAGGGCTGATTGTGCTCATCGCCGGGTTGCTGGCGCTTCTCAGCCGTTATCGCACGATGCGCTGGGCCCGCTTTTGGCCGCTGACCTTTGCCGGTTTGGCAGTCTTCATCCTGCTGCGCGCTGACCCGGAGAACTGGCCTCTTGGTCCACGTCCCTTCTGGCAGAGTTTTGCCGCCCCCGACGTGCTGCAACATCGTGTCGGGGCGCTCCTGATCGTGGTCTTCGCGGCATTCGAATGCGCGGTGCAGGCAGGCAAGTTAAAAGCGCGGTGGGCCAGTTACGTCTTTCCGGCAATGTGTGCTCTCGGTGCCGCGCTGTTGTTGACACACGAACATTCGGCCAAGGACGTGAAGGAATCAATGCTTGCAGAGCTGAGCCACACCCCGGTTGCCCTGCTTGGCATTACCGCGGGTTGTAGCCGATGGCTAGACCTGCGTTTACCCAGAAGCCGCATGGCCAGCATTGCCAGTTACCTCTGGCCGGTGTGCCTGGCACTGGTCGGCATTGTTCTGCTGAATTACCGCGAACTGCCCTAACGGTTGCACGCCGCGTCGAGGACTCTGGACCCTACCGATGGCGTGACTTCACTTCAAAAGAGAAGATCGAGCACTCTCACCTATGCGATCGATTACCAGCTTCGGAACGATGAGGCCTAAGCTCATCGCTAGAATGATCGTGACGGCGGTCATGCCGTCAGCGACTGTCGCGCTTATGAGCTCAGAGGTCGTATGCGAGCCGACAGCAAGTTGCACAAGGCCGCTAGCCGTCCTGAATAGGTAGACGCCCGGTATCATCGATACCACCGAAGCGAAGCCGATGGCCGCAAACGGCATCTGCCAGCGGCGCGAAACTGGAGTGAGAATTAGCCCCACGACAAGACATGCGGCCACGGCGCCGGTTGCGGCATTGGAACCAAATACAACAATGGACCACCACCTGATAGCGTGAGCCAGCATTCCAACGACGACTGGCCACGCCAGCATGCGTAGCGGTGTGGAGAAGAAGACGCTGTACGCGAAGACAGCGACGCCGGCCGCGATCGTATCGAGCCACAGAGGTA
This Tunturibacter gelidoferens DNA region includes the following protein-coding sequences:
- a CDS encoding copper resistance D family protein codes for the protein MIWFLRDIDLLSVLARAATLAFEALLLGGVAFLLAVVRPARASGTVEDLCRRGIRMAALAFVVGQLALITFSGAILMSGSDLTFKDVTTTGFFRADFFAILFAIGLWSCARFKSNKATVALFPLSLLLLAATVSTSHAAARIDHRVLLAILTAAHHLGTAVWIGAMAYLLISLGRVEDSNEARQLTQRYSRMALIGAATLVLAGVGMAWFYVGSWSGMYTTAYGIMLVAKIFLLLAMITLGAGNWFLVRRLACDPEPLLVRLRRVVEAEVCLGFLAVLTAASLTAQAPAIDVNAQDRLTSHEIYVRLHPETPRMSSPPLTALAAPSSLAEAVQDSQFVATVGSDDIDRAWSEYNHHWAGLIVLIAGLLALLSRYRTMRWARFWPLTFAGLAVFILLRADPENWPLGPRPFWQSFAAPDVLQHRVGALLIVVFAAFECAVQAGKLKARWASYVFPAMCALGAALLLTHEHSAKDVKESMLAELSHTPVALLGITAGCSRWLDLRLPRSRMASIASYLWPVCLALVGIVLLNYRELP